A window of Rhipicephalus microplus isolate Deutch F79 chromosome X, USDA_Rmic, whole genome shotgun sequence genomic DNA:
TCGGTTTTGTCACATTCAATGCTAAGGACGCGATCGAAGCTGTGAGTTTTCGACATCTTTATTATTGCTAAGTTTTCATGCGGGTGTATGTTAATGCTTTGTGATATGCAGGTGCTCAAGGCAACGCCTCACACTGTCAAAGGCAAACAAATCGACCCCAAGCCTGCGAAGGCGCGTCCTGGGATCAAAAAAATATTTGTTGGCGGATTGGAGTCTGACATGCCAGAGGCTGACATTAAGGCCTACTTCGAGAAGTACGGCCCCGTGAGTACTTTAACATTATTTTCCAATTGTAAGATGCGTCCTCTTTCGCTTGCAGTTGTCGGTTGAGCTCCTTGTCTTTCGTCTCGAAAGCTCCACTGCAAACTGAACTTTGATCAGGTGGCCGCATTAACTCGTACAAGCATGCAAGTTCGCATTGAGCGTCAACTTCGTGGTAGTGTAGTTTATCACCTGTTTTTGTGCAATGAAGTGTTCAGAAGCTTGTGGTTGCTGCTATGACAGCGTCTGTTCAAATTAGACCTCAAGTTTGAATGACGCTTCAAGTGGTAATGCTGTGCCAAATATCGCTTTTGCTTCAAGTGCTGTGCTCAATTTTCTTCGTTACTTACAGAAGTTAAATTTTTGGTGTAGGTCGAAAATGTAGAGCTTCCGTTTGACAAGGCAAAGAACCAGAGGCGCCAGTTTGCTTTTGTGACATTTGAGCGAGAGGACTCCGTGGAGCTGGTCTGCCGGGAGCCGAAGCAGAAAATAGGCAACAAGGAGTGCGACATCAAGAAAGCAACACCAAAGCCTGATGCCAGAGGCATGCGTGGTGGatggggtggcggcggtggcttcGGCGCCGGCGCTGGTGCACGTGGTGGGCGTGGAGGCAGAGGCGGCCGTGGACGAGGTGGAGGTGAGGTTTCACAGCCTTCTAATGGCTAATTCTATTGAGAGGACCAGTAGTGCAGTAAGGAATGGAGGGGCAGAGCAGGGCCTTGTTCTTGATGTTATTGAATGTTTAAGACTGCATTTTGTTCAAAACGGCCTCAAAGTACTCTTGCAATCTGTCGGGCGCATTTCTATTTTCCTAGTATACAGTATGTTAGCATTATTGCTCCCATTCTGAAGGCGTCCAGCTGTCATTGTCATCCTTCAAACGGCCTCATTACAGCCAACAGTTGTGCCAAACTGCACATAATTGCTGGCATACTTGCTGGCTTAAGTAAAATGACTTCAAAAGTCTCTTGACTGTTTGACTGTGCCTACTCTACTTTTAAGCAAAATGCACAAGCTGTTTTTGCTGCAGCAAAAGCACTCTAGACTATTGGATGGCTGTGCTCCTTGCATTTATATTGTAGCAGCTCTCATAAAATGCAGACAAAACAAGAACATTCACAAGACTGGAACTAGACATCCAACTAATCTGTAGGTTTGATTCTTTGTGCTACAAATACGAATGCAAGTGATCCACACAAACTAGCTGGCATCACAACTTTGGCCACTGAAACTCGCAGGCTTTAAAGAGCACTTCCAGTGTGCTTCCGAGTGCTCCTGCTCTCCCAATAAGATTCCAGTTTCTGCCACTTTCGAGTGGCCGTACGATGTTAACCGCCATGTGCTGCTCTATTTGTAGGCTTCCAGAACCAGGGCTGGGGCAACCAAGGAGGCTATGGAGGTGGCGGCTACGGCGGCGGCGGAGGCTATGGCCAGGGTTATGGTGGCGGCTATGGCCAAGGATACGGTGGTGGCTATGGTAACTACGACTATGGCAGTGGCTATGGCGGAGGCTACGACTACACCGGGTGGAACTATGGCGGCGGCCAGGGGGGTTACGGAAGTGGATACGGTAGGTAGCTGGGGGTTTGCCGGATGAGAATGTATATTTGCTATTGTTGCCGCTAAGTTGCTTGTTCTTTTATCGCTGTGTAGTTGAATAAATGTAGCCACCCCTGTTCTCGACCCAGAGCTGGTGCTTGTGCTCTTTGTGGTGGTGGTAGCAGTGCACAAGCAACTTGTGGTGTAGTCAGTGTTGTTCCCTAACGCTACCTTAACGCTGTTGGGACCAGTGTTAATGCGCATCGGCAGTTGACGGCGGGGTCATAGTAGTATAGTCGGTGTTCTAACGCTCGCTACCGTAACGCTGTTTGGGGCCACTCGCATCGCCAGTGGGAATGGGGTTATTGCCAGGCAATTTGCTCTAGGCGTGGTGGCCCTGCCTTCTCCTTAATCTTACTTTCTGTTGTTTGCAGGCCAACAACAGAGTAACTACAACAAGACGCGCCGCGGTGGGGGAGGTGCTGGTGGTGGAGGCTACCACCCCTACAGTCGTTAATGGGGAACGTGTAAAACGTGATGACTGGACTTCCCATTGTGCTGCCTCTTCATATTCCCCCCTTCTCATCATGCAAGAAGCAATCATGGACAGATTTTGTTTTTAAAAAAGGAACTGctagcatcatttt
This region includes:
- the LOC119161212 gene encoding heterogeneous nuclear ribonucleoprotein A/B, giving the protein MADGDQQGNYGGGDFSADGQYGEYTDGQFTDGQYQQEGEANAQTNEAAQNGSDAKTNEDERKLFVGGISWDTDNKDLREYFSKFGVVVDVNIKTDPTTGKSRGFGFVTFNAKDAIEAVLKATPHTVKGKQIDPKPAKARPGIKKIFVGGLESDMPEADIKAYFEKYGPVENVELPFDKAKNQRRQFAFVTFEREDSVELVCREPKQKIGNKECDIKKATPKPDARGMRGGWGGGGGFGAGAGARGGRGGRGGRGRGGGFQNQGWGNQGGYGGGGYGGGGGYGQGYGGGYGQGYGGGYGNYDYGSGYGGGYDYTGWNYGGGQGGYGSGYGQQQSNYNKTRRGGGGAGGGGYHPYSR